The following proteins are encoded in a genomic region of Sulfurimonas sp. HSL3-7:
- a CDS encoding LptF/LptG family permease, whose amino-acid sequence MLAFRYIAFHYIKYVIIILAALCAFMVGFDYMENISKLPDSANLVVIYLVYKLFYAIDMLLPLSLVFGMIATKVLLIRSNALVAFFSIGYSKNDVLKPFVVVSVFFISIYIAFHSTSAFARANEYASNIENSAGYIQPTSNLFFTFENKYVFFGKLYPLQQRATDVRVFQMDEGNLKELVVATSAYYKDEYWHVPKGHLMRKPDHISFEGAGITIEEREELALLKGFKPKILDQVYEGKVNYTIMDAIDALFLLTDQNVNVDRIKSALYKTFLNPFFVPSLIIIIFFFVPVSQRFLNVTLFSFGAILASLMTWSLLFILSELAFNKAISSEVGIVMPILLLFIGAIWQWHRHSTPAKKKRVS is encoded by the coding sequence TTGTTAGCCTTTCGTTATATCGCTTTCCATTACATCAAATACGTTATTATTATTTTAGCGGCGCTGTGCGCTTTTATGGTCGGTTTCGACTATATGGAAAATATCTCCAAACTGCCTGACTCAGCCAACCTTGTGGTGATCTACCTTGTCTACAAGCTTTTTTACGCTATCGATATGCTGCTGCCGCTCTCGCTGGTATTCGGCATGATCGCGACAAAGGTGCTGCTGATACGCTCTAATGCATTGGTGGCATTTTTCTCCATAGGTTACTCTAAAAACGACGTCCTGAAACCTTTTGTCGTTGTCTCTGTTTTTTTCATCTCCATCTACATCGCCTTTCACTCTACATCGGCCTTTGCCAGGGCGAATGAGTATGCAAGCAATATTGAAAACAGTGCCGGGTACATCCAGCCCACATCCAACCTATTTTTTACTTTCGAAAACAAATATGTTTTTTTCGGAAAGCTCTACCCGCTTCAGCAGCGTGCAACAGATGTGCGTGTGTTTCAGATGGACGAAGGGAATCTCAAAGAGCTTGTCGTTGCCACAAGTGCCTATTATAAAGATGAATATTGGCACGTGCCAAAAGGGCATTTGATGCGTAAACCGGATCATATCTCATTTGAGGGGGCCGGTATAACCATTGAAGAGAGAGAAGAACTGGCCCTTTTGAAAGGGTTCAAACCAAAGATACTGGATCAGGTCTATGAAGGTAAGGTCAATTACACGATTATGGATGCGATTGATGCCCTCTTCCTGCTGACGGATCAAAATGTCAATGTCGACCGGATCAAGAGTGCGCTTTACAAGACCTTTCTGAACCCCTTTTTCGTACCCAGTCTGATCATTATCATCTTCTTTTTTGTACCGGTATCGCAACGTTTTCTGAATGTGACCCTTTTCAGTTTCGGTGCGATCCTTGCCTCTTTGATGACCTGGTCTCTGCTTTTTATTTTGAGCGAACTTGCGTTTAACAAGGCAATCTCGAGCGAAGTCGGGATCGTCATGCCTATTCTTCTTCTCTTCATCGGCGCGATTTGGCAGTGGCACCGTCACTCGACGCCCGCAAAGAAAAAGAGAGTTTCTTAA
- the lysA gene encoding diaminopimelate decarboxylase encodes MNFKELANKYQTPLYVYDLDYMTKQYEALKGAFRGRKALLAYAVKANSNLSVVRHFAKLGAGADCVSIGEVRRAFLAGIPKYKIIFSGVGKGDDEIREAIERDILYINLESDGELERVEMIAKELGAQARISIRVNPNIDPKTHPYISTGLHANKFGVDINTAKRMYIRAKNSQHLDPVGIHSHIGSQLTELDPIREASEIVADLVRSLQAIDIDLKFFDVGGGLGIKYKDETTIDPYDYAQAILGTLTGLDITVVGEPGRYLTANAGYFLTKVMYEKKNDDKRFVIVDGAMNDLIRPSLYNAYHYVEAVDKEGETSRADIVGPVCESGDFLAKDYELPALEHDDLLVIHSAGAYGFGMGSNYNTRGRSAEVAVEEGQDRLIRRRETFEDLIALEKEFLD; translated from the coding sequence ATGAATTTTAAAGAGTTGGCAAACAAATATCAGACACCGCTGTATGTGTATGATCTTGATTATATGACAAAGCAGTATGAAGCCTTGAAAGGTGCCTTCAGGGGACGTAAGGCTCTGCTGGCTTATGCAGTGAAAGCGAATTCCAATCTAAGCGTGGTCCGTCATTTCGCCAAGCTCGGTGCAGGGGCTGACTGTGTCTCTATCGGTGAAGTCCGACGCGCTTTTCTGGCAGGTATCCCAAAGTACAAGATCATCTTTTCGGGTGTGGGCAAGGGCGATGATGAGATCCGTGAAGCGATCGAGCGCGATATCCTCTACATCAACCTTGAGAGCGACGGTGAGCTAGAACGTGTAGAGATGATCGCAAAAGAGCTGGGAGCGCAAGCCCGCATCAGTATTCGTGTCAATCCGAACATCGATCCAAAAACACACCCCTATATCTCGACCGGGCTGCATGCCAATAAATTCGGCGTCGACATCAACACGGCAAAGCGGATGTACATCCGTGCCAAGAACTCGCAGCACCTGGACCCGGTCGGTATCCACTCGCATATCGGCTCACAGCTGACCGAACTCGATCCTATCCGCGAAGCAAGCGAGATCGTCGCCGACCTGGTGCGTTCGCTGCAGGCTATCGATATAGATCTCAAGTTTTTTGATGTCGGCGGCGGTCTTGGTATCAAATACAAGGATGAGACGACGATCGATCCGTATGACTATGCCCAAGCCATTTTAGGCACCCTAACGGGCCTTGACATCACGGTCGTCGGCGAGCCGGGGCGCTATCTTACGGCCAATGCCGGTTACTTCCTGACCAAAGTGATGTATGAGAAGAAAAACGATGATAAACGTTTTGTGATCGTTGACGGGGCGATGAACGATCTTATACGCCCGAGCCTCTACAATGCCTACCACTATGTCGAAGCCGTTGATAAAGAGGGCGAGACGAGCAGGGCGGACATCGTCGGCCCGGTCTGCGAAAGCGGGGATTTCCTGGCCAAGGATTACGAGCTGCCGGCGCTTGAGCACGATGACCTGCTCGTCATCCACAGTGCCGGTGCCTACGGTTTCGGCATGGGAAGCAACTACAACACCCGCGGCCGTTCGGCCGAGGTGGCCGTCGAAGAAGGGCAGGACCGTCTGATCCGCCGTAGAGAGACCTTTGAAGATCTGATCGCTCTGGAAAAAGAGTTTTTGGACTGA
- a CDS encoding HAD-IIA family hydrolase translates to MFFIDVQGTLIDDEKRLPINGALDFIARLNREKIPYMIITNNTKQGSEAFRSYLNSLGFAIDEAHYLDPLMLLSSKIAEGSRVAAYGSEPFLNELVKLGYRLDYTAPESVVIGIKQHFDSEEYAQIIGFLLEGSKLVGMHQSTLYAKENKRYPGVGAILKMLSFATSADYEVVGKPSELFYLRALEKLQMQEKEASFDKITIISDDVKGDLVGAKVLGMRTVFVLSGKYKKAEEIIPMLERSQQPALICSDMMEVGEKV, encoded by the coding sequence ATGTTTTTCATTGATGTTCAGGGGACATTGATCGACGACGAAAAGCGTCTCCCCATCAATGGGGCACTCGATTTTATCGCACGTCTCAACCGCGAAAAGATCCCCTATATGATCATCACAAACAACACGAAACAGGGCTCCGAGGCATTCAGAAGCTATCTCAATTCGCTCGGTTTTGCCATTGACGAAGCACACTACCTCGACCCGCTGATGCTGCTCTCTTCGAAGATCGCAGAAGGTTCGCGTGTCGCGGCCTACGGTTCGGAACCTTTTTTAAACGAGCTGGTCAAATTGGGCTATCGCCTTGATTACACCGCACCGGAGTCGGTCGTCATCGGCATCAAGCAGCACTTTGACAGTGAAGAGTATGCGCAGATCATAGGGTTTCTTTTAGAGGGTTCAAAACTTGTGGGGATGCACCAGTCGACGTTGTACGCCAAAGAGAACAAGCGCTATCCCGGCGTCGGGGCGATCCTGAAAATGCTCAGTTTTGCAACGTCGGCAGACTATGAGGTCGTGGGAAAGCCGAGTGAACTTTTTTATTTGCGGGCGTTAGAGAAGCTGCAGATGCAAGAAAAAGAGGCAAGTTTTGATAAAATCACGATTATAAGCGATGATGTCAAAGGCGATCTTGTCGGGGCCAAGGTTCTGGGGATGAGAACGGTTTTTGTACTCAGCGGAAAGTACAAAAAGGCAGAAGAGATCATTCCGATGCTGGAGAGATCACAGCAGCCGGCGTTGATCTGCAGCGATATGATGGAAGTGGGAGAGAAAGTATGA
- the pheA gene encoding prephenate dehydratase, producing MKTLDDCRKEIDRIDEALLDLLNERMRVVERVGEIKHETGGAIYRPEREKAIIERLSKISKERGGILNQAAIEALYLEIFAVSRNLELPERIAYLGPEGSFTHQAAESRFGAMSEYLSLGSIHSVFKTLEAGRAKFGVVPIENSRDGVVGETLDLLAKSSVKIVAELYMPIHMAFATKAEHFKDIKRIYSKDKGFGQCREFLQEHELLHIEQIPVESTAKAAILAFEDPEAAAICSHIAAKLYGVPTMFENIEDVHDNTTRFFILSDFKNAPSGDDKTSLFVRLKDAEKAGALVHFLSDFDTAKINMSKIESRPAHDESGFAYWFFMDIYGHIDDPAIQEVLQEHNEEITWLGSYVKGEL from the coding sequence ATGAAAACATTGGATGATTGTCGAAAAGAGATCGACCGAATAGACGAAGCGCTGCTCGACCTTTTGAACGAACGAATGCGCGTGGTCGAGCGTGTCGGCGAGATCAAACACGAGACAGGCGGGGCGATCTACCGGCCGGAACGCGAGAAAGCGATCATCGAACGTCTCAGCAAGATCTCGAAAGAGAGAGGCGGTATTCTAAACCAGGCTGCCATCGAAGCGCTCTACCTTGAAATATTCGCCGTATCAAGAAACCTTGAACTGCCGGAGCGCATCGCCTATCTCGGGCCGGAAGGCAGTTTTACCCACCAGGCGGCAGAATCGCGTTTCGGTGCGATGAGCGAGTACCTCTCTCTGGGCTCCATCCATTCGGTCTTTAAGACGCTTGAAGCCGGGCGCGCAAAGTTCGGTGTCGTCCCTATCGAGAACTCGCGAGACGGTGTGGTCGGCGAAACACTTGACCTGCTGGCAAAAAGTTCCGTCAAGATCGTTGCCGAGCTCTATATGCCGATCCATATGGCCTTTGCGACAAAGGCGGAGCACTTCAAGGATATAAAGCGCATCTACTCTAAAGACAAAGGGTTCGGTCAGTGCCGGGAGTTTTTACAGGAACATGAGCTGCTTCATATCGAACAGATCCCGGTCGAATCAACGGCAAAAGCGGCTATCCTTGCTTTTGAAGATCCGGAAGCTGCCGCGATCTGCAGCCATATCGCCGCCAAACTATACGGGGTGCCGACGATGTTCGAGAACATCGAGGATGTGCACGACAACACCACGCGCTTCTTTATTTTAAGCGATTTTAAAAATGCACCGAGCGGTGACGACAAGACTTCGCTCTTTGTACGCCTCAAGGATGCGGAGAAAGCGGGTGCTTTGGTCCACTTCCTGAGTGATTTCGATACGGCCAAGATCAATATGAGCAAGATCGAATCGCGTCCTGCCCACGATGAGAGCGGGTTCGCCTACTGGTTTTTTATGGATATCTACGGCCATATCGATGATCCGGCGATCCAAGAAGTACTGCAAGAACACAATGAAGAGATCACATGGCTTGGAAGCTATGTTAAAGGGGAGTTATGA
- the hisC gene encoding histidinol-phosphate transaminase — translation MKFNPVLDNLVSYEAGKPIELVVRDFGIDPKDVVKLASNENPYGCSPKVQQAVGDIVSKMALYPDDSMYKLKAGLSKRFNVDEKEIIIGAGSDQVIEFAIHAKANAQSKILINSITFAMYEIYAHHIGAEVIRTKSREHDMDEFYELYLEHKPSIIFLCVPNNPTGESVDAKAVKEFIAKIDKETLVIVDGAYMEYTHYKDPSKALMPDELVASFENVLYLGTFSKAYGLGGMRVGYGIASRDIIMALYKLRPPFNVTTLSLEAASVALEDEAFVEFSIAKNFEEMGRYDAFAKKMGIQTIDSYTNFVTLCLNDDQDSTELADVLLRQGMIVRNLKGYGLNAIRVTIGTPAQNDRFFELTEPLLS, via the coding sequence ATGAAATTTAATCCGGTTTTAGACAATCTTGTAAGTTATGAGGCAGGCAAGCCGATCGAACTCGTTGTACGAGATTTCGGGATCGATCCTAAAGATGTCGTCAAATTGGCAAGCAATGAGAACCCGTACGGCTGCTCGCCGAAAGTACAGCAGGCCGTCGGTGATATCGTTTCCAAGATGGCCCTCTATCCGGACGATTCGATGTACAAGCTCAAAGCAGGGCTTTCCAAGCGTTTTAATGTGGATGAGAAAGAGATCATTATCGGTGCGGGCAGTGACCAGGTGATCGAGTTCGCCATCCATGCAAAAGCGAATGCGCAGAGCAAGATCCTGATCAACAGTATCACGTTCGCGATGTATGAGATCTATGCCCACCATATCGGTGCGGAAGTGATCCGAACCAAGTCCCGCGAACACGATATGGATGAGTTCTATGAACTCTATCTCGAGCACAAACCGTCGATCATCTTTTTGTGTGTACCGAACAATCCGACAGGAGAGAGTGTGGACGCCAAGGCGGTGAAGGAGTTTATCGCCAAAATAGACAAAGAGACGCTGGTGATCGTGGATGGGGCATATATGGAGTATACGCACTATAAAGATCCGAGTAAGGCGCTGATGCCCGATGAACTGGTCGCGTCATTCGAGAACGTCCTTTATCTTGGTACATTTTCCAAAGCGTACGGATTGGGAGGTATGCGTGTCGGCTACGGCATCGCTTCGCGCGATATCATTATGGCCCTGTATAAACTCAGGCCGCCGTTTAACGTTACCACCCTCTCTTTGGAAGCAGCCAGTGTAGCACTTGAAGACGAGGCTTTCGTCGAATTTTCGATTGCCAAAAACTTTGAGGAGATGGGTCGTTATGATGCCTTTGCCAAAAAGATGGGCATACAGACAATCGACAGTTATACAAACTTTGTCACACTCTGCCTGAACGATGATCAAGATTCTACGGAGCTTGCTGATGTACTGCTGCGTCAGGGGATGATTGTCCGCAACCTGAAGGGGTACGGTCTGAATGCCATCCGTGTCACCATCGGTACCCCTGCCCAAAACGACCGTTTCTTCGAGCTGACGGAGCCCCTTCTCTCGTAA
- a CDS encoding FliG C-terminal domain-containing protein: MALTLSAWFFFRHRDKKELIFAEQGAAQELQEKFFDSMSSKAYGGFREKMASAHFPKQTKRRNAIKKYYLLAEQPGDDDRIHVIKT; the protein is encoded by the coding sequence GTGGCGCTGACCCTTTCTGCTTGGTTCTTTTTCAGGCACAGAGATAAAAAAGAACTTATATTTGCTGAACAAGGGGCAGCGCAAGAGTTACAAGAGAAATTCTTTGATAGTATGTCGTCAAAAGCATACGGCGGGTTCAGAGAGAAAATGGCGTCAGCCCATTTCCCGAAACAGACAAAACGCAGAAATGCTATTAAAAAATATTATCTCTTAGCGGAACAACCAGGAGATGATGATAGAATTCACGTGATTAAAACGTGA
- the dxs gene encoding 1-deoxy-D-xylulose-5-phosphate synthase produces MDISSYSLDELQKLCGDIRERILEVVSVNGGHLSSTLGATELIVAMHKVFDSKKDPFIFDVSHQAYAHKLITDRWEAFATLRQFGGLSGYTKPSESEDDFFVAGHSSTSISLGVGAAKAITLKGEQKSRIPVAMIGDGSITAGMAFEALNELGDRKYPMVIILNDNEMSIAKPIGALSRMLTSTMASPFYQKFKKRTESFVDNFGDGAHYLAKRFEESFKLITPGILFEELGIEYIGPVDGHDLKTLIDTFEMAKAMGKPVIIHAQTVKGKGYKIAEGQHEKWHGVGPFDRESGSSAPKNGPKAATQIYTEAMLALCEKNRKVVGVTAAMPGGTGLTALIEKYPDRFWDAAIAEQHAVTSMGALAHEGFKPFCTIYSTFMQRGYDQVIHDVCLMDLPVVFAMDRAGTVGEDGETHQGAFDVSFMRAIPNMRLCAPRDELSFHHAIDFASTYAHPLSLRYPRGAFLEADLPESLPFEEGKSQLLIESEGDVLFIGYGNGVGRAAQTRALMGSDAALLDLRFVKPLDGTMLKTLAKKHKKWFVFSDSAKMGGVGSAILEFLSEAKIGGIDITSFEYEDAFITHGNTKLVEESLGLSPQKLAERVRAALA; encoded by the coding sequence ATGGATATTTCTTCATATTCACTCGATGAATTACAGAAACTTTGCGGTGATATTCGTGAACGTATCTTAGAGGTGGTAAGTGTCAATGGCGGCCACCTGAGTTCGACGTTGGGCGCTACCGAACTTATTGTTGCGATGCACAAGGTCTTTGATTCCAAAAAAGACCCCTTTATCTTCGACGTCTCCCATCAGGCATATGCGCATAAACTGATTACAGACCGCTGGGAAGCGTTCGCTACGCTGCGCCAGTTCGGCGGACTGAGCGGCTATACCAAACCCTCGGAATCCGAAGATGATTTTTTCGTTGCGGGCCACAGTTCAACCTCTATTTCACTCGGCGTCGGGGCCGCCAAGGCAATCACCCTCAAAGGCGAGCAGAAGAGCCGTATTCCTGTCGCGATGATCGGTGACGGTTCGATCACGGCCGGGATGGCGTTTGAGGCGCTCAATGAGCTGGGCGACCGCAAATACCCGATGGTGATCATCCTCAACGACAACGAGATGAGTATCGCCAAGCCGATCGGGGCACTTTCACGTATGCTCACCTCGACGATGGCGAGCCCTTTCTACCAGAAGTTCAAAAAACGAACGGAATCTTTTGTCGACAATTTCGGCGACGGGGCGCACTATCTGGCCAAGCGGTTTGAAGAGTCCTTCAAGCTGATCACCCCGGGTATCCTGTTTGAAGAGCTGGGGATAGAATATATCGGTCCGGTGGACGGGCATGACCTTAAGACGCTGATCGATACTTTCGAGATGGCTAAAGCGATGGGCAAACCGGTTATCATCCACGCGCAGACAGTCAAAGGCAAAGGGTACAAAATCGCCGAAGGGCAGCACGAGAAATGGCACGGTGTCGGCCCTTTCGACCGTGAGAGCGGTTCCAGCGCCCCAAAAAACGGTCCAAAGGCGGCAACGCAGATCTATACCGAAGCGATGCTCGCCCTCTGTGAAAAAAACCGGAAGGTGGTCGGTGTTACGGCGGCAATGCCGGGGGGTACGGGTCTTACGGCCCTGATCGAGAAATACCCCGATCGTTTCTGGGACGCGGCGATCGCCGAACAGCATGCCGTCACGTCAATGGGTGCCCTGGCGCACGAAGGGTTCAAGCCCTTCTGCACCATCTACTCGACCTTTATGCAGCGCGGTTACGACCAGGTGATCCACGATGTCTGTCTGATGGACCTGCCGGTTGTCTTTGCAATGGACAGAGCCGGGACGGTCGGCGAAGACGGAGAGACCCATCAGGGCGCCTTCGATGTCAGCTTCATGCGGGCTATCCCGAACATGCGTCTCTGTGCCCCGAGGGATGAACTTTCATTCCATCACGCCATCGATTTCGCGAGCACGTACGCCCACCCGCTCTCTCTCCGTTATCCGAGAGGGGCGTTTTTAGAAGCCGATCTGCCGGAGTCGCTTCCGTTTGAAGAGGGCAAGTCGCAACTGCTGATTGAGAGTGAAGGCGATGTTCTTTTCATCGGCTACGGCAACGGGGTCGGCCGGGCCGCACAGACAAGGGCCTTGATGGGAAGCGATGCAGCACTGCTTGATCTCCGTTTTGTCAAACCGCTTGACGGAACGATGTTGAAAACTCTGGCGAAAAAACACAAAAAGTGGTTCGTCTTCAGCGACAGCGCCAAGATGGGCGGCGTCGGTTCCGCCATCCTGGAGTTTCTCTCTGAAGCGAAGATCGGCGGCATCGACATAACAAGTTTTGAATATGAGGATGCCTTCATCACCCACGGCAACACCAAGCTTGTGGAAGAGTCGCTTGGACTGAGCCCTCAAAAACTGGCAGAGAGAGTCAGGGCTGCTTTAGCATAA
- the pgeF gene encoding peptidoglycan editing factor PgeF, which translates to MQKPSSRLLQHFPQIIHTFTTRHGGVSKPPYSSNNLAFHVGDKPEDVINNQRSLARSLGYELKKLVHMRQIHSDKVLIVDTTLHGFEHPPECDALITNEPDIPLMVMTADCTPVLLFDPVENVIAVAHAGRAGAIKAIVPKTIRKMQQHFGCKREDIRVVLGPSIQNCCYEVGEKIAKEVTEEGFGFAVVERQGRYYLEVNAIIHRQLQDLGIRHENIEDLSICNACENDTFFSYRADNQKTGRIAGVLMLKQP; encoded by the coding sequence ATGCAAAAACCAAGCAGCCGACTTTTACAACACTTCCCGCAGATCATCCACACCTTTACCACCCGTCATGGCGGCGTCTCAAAGCCTCCCTACAGCAGCAACAACCTCGCTTTCCATGTGGGCGACAAGCCAGAAGATGTCATCAACAACCAGCGGAGCCTGGCCCGATCACTGGGCTACGAACTAAAAAAGCTGGTCCATATGCGCCAGATCCACTCCGACAAGGTCCTTATTGTCGACACCACGCTGCACGGGTTTGAACATCCGCCAGAATGTGACGCGCTTATCACCAATGAGCCCGATATCCCGCTTATGGTGATGACTGCCGACTGCACGCCGGTGCTGCTTTTCGATCCTGTAGAAAACGTCATCGCCGTTGCCCATGCCGGACGGGCAGGTGCAATCAAAGCCATCGTGCCCAAAACGATCAGAAAGATGCAGCAACATTTCGGTTGTAAACGCGAAGATATTCGTGTTGTTCTTGGGCCATCCATTCAAAATTGCTGTTATGAGGTAGGTGAAAAGATAGCCAAAGAGGTGACAGAAGAGGGATTCGGCTTTGCCGTCGTTGAGCGGCAAGGTCGCTACTATCTCGAAGTCAATGCCATTATCCACAGACAACTGCAAGATCTCGGCATTAGGCATGAAAACATCGAAGATCTGAGTATATGCAACGCCTGCGAAAACGATACTTTTTTCTCGTACAGGGCCGACAATCAGAAGACCGGGCGTATTGCCGGCGTGCTTATGCTAAAGCAGCCCTGA
- a CDS encoding DUF3617 family protein, translating to MRFAIVSVVFMTYLSVYANAIDFKEGNWRIEMKTEIVGMPMQMPVMTFEQCLKKEAMVPAQKSQDGSECKIVEQHVKGNTVTWAVECPESKGSGTITYKNTSFNGRVDLEMRGQNGGMKMTNIMKGSYIGPCDKQ from the coding sequence ATGAGATTTGCAATAGTATCGGTCGTGTTTATGACATATTTGAGCGTTTACGCCAATGCTATCGATTTTAAAGAGGGGAATTGGCGCATCGAGATGAAGACAGAGATCGTCGGAATGCCGATGCAGATGCCGGTCATGACCTTTGAGCAGTGCCTTAAGAAAGAGGCGATGGTCCCTGCGCAGAAGAGTCAGGACGGTTCAGAGTGCAAGATCGTTGAACAGCATGTCAAGGGTAATACGGTCACGTGGGCAGTAGAGTGCCCCGAGTCGAAAGGCAGCGGAACCATAACCTATAAAAATACAAGTTTTAACGGCAGAGTAGATCTGGAGATGCGGGGTCAAAACGGAGGGATGAAAATGACGAATATTATGAAAGGCAGCTATATAGGACCTTGCGACAAACAGTAG